A single window of Senegalia massiliensis DNA harbors:
- a CDS encoding sigma-54-dependent Fis family transcriptional regulator has product MYSQNDLYKISDTLTNITNAIASVINVDVTIVDEKLNRIAGTGKYLDNIGEKLNDNCLFAYALKQNESFIIENPREHEACKNCTHKGVCREWAQVCCPIKINRDTIGIIGLIAFNKEQKEIISSNKMNLLEFLNHMADLIASKLDENRKKEEITLMASELEILLNSMNTGVISTGQNGEIKRCNIIANEMFELNKIKNIKEIIKNKFSNKKSPISNKEFVYKYKNKNYRAFYSVKPIIIENEVTGYIFTFTKMKEILKVVNDLSSPTQMTFFSDIIGESINIKDVKRYAKKISKSNSTVLITGESGTGKELFARSIHFESERADKPFIAINCTAIPENLIETELFGYEEGAFTGAKKSGKLGKFELAHKGTIFLDEIGDMPLHLQTKLLRVLQESVIERVGGNSVIPVDVRVIAATNKLLEQKVKYKEFREDLYYRLNVIPLKIPPLRERLDDITILVDNFLEKFNKRLNRNINKVSNNVIELFRQYHWPGNIRELENVIEYAVNMCVTDIINIGDLPRNIREQEYENIKENTSSIMTIKELEKIEIKKALDRYGRDNKGIEKSARVLGIGRATIYRKIKSYNI; this is encoded by the coding sequence ATGTATAGTCAAAATGATTTATATAAAATATCTGATACTCTTACAAATATAACTAATGCTATAGCAAGTGTAATCAATGTAGATGTTACAATAGTTGATGAAAAATTAAATAGAATTGCCGGAACTGGAAAATATTTAGATAATATAGGCGAGAAGCTAAATGACAATTGTCTTTTTGCTTATGCTCTTAAGCAAAATGAAAGCTTTATAATAGAAAATCCTAGAGAACATGAAGCATGTAAGAATTGTACTCATAAAGGTGTGTGTAGAGAATGGGCTCAAGTATGTTGTCCTATTAAAATAAATAGAGATACAATTGGGATTATAGGGCTTATAGCATTTAATAAAGAACAAAAAGAAATAATATCAAGTAATAAGATGAATTTGTTAGAGTTTTTAAATCATATGGCAGATTTAATTGCATCTAAATTAGACGAAAATAGAAAAAAAGAAGAAATTACTCTTATGGCTAGTGAGTTAGAAATACTATTAAATTCTATGAATACAGGAGTAATTTCAACTGGACAAAATGGAGAAATAAAAAGATGTAATATAATAGCAAATGAAATGTTTGAATTAAATAAAATAAAGAATATAAAAGAAATAATAAAAAATAAATTTTCAAATAAAAAGTCACCTATATCAAATAAAGAATTTGTATATAAATATAAAAATAAAAATTATAGAGCATTTTATAGTGTAAAACCTATAATTATAGAGAATGAAGTAACAGGTTATATATTTACATTTACTAAAATGAAAGAAATACTAAAAGTAGTAAATGATTTATCAAGTCCTACTCAAATGACATTTTTTAGTGATATTATTGGTGAAAGTATAAATATAAAAGATGTAAAAAGATATGCAAAAAAAATATCTAAAAGTAATTCTACTGTATTAATAACTGGTGAAAGTGGTACAGGGAAAGAACTTTTTGCAAGAAGTATCCATTTTGAATCGGAAAGAGCAGATAAGCCATTTATTGCAATAAATTGTACTGCTATTCCTGAAAATTTAATAGAAACTGAACTTTTTGGATATGAAGAAGGTGCTTTTACAGGAGCTAAAAAGAGTGGAAAATTAGGCAAATTTGAACTTGCACATAAAGGAACTATATTTTTAGATGAAATAGGTGACATGCCATTACATTTACAAACAAAATTACTTCGTGTATTACAAGAAAGTGTAATTGAAAGAGTAGGAGGAAATAGTGTAATTCCAGTAGATGTAAGAGTTATAGCTGCTACAAATAAGTTATTGGAACAAAAGGTGAAATATAAAGAATTTAGGGAGGATTTATATTATAGATTGAATGTAATTCCTTTAAAAATACCACCTTTGAGAGAGAGATTAGATGATATAACTATATTAGTAGATAATTTTCTTGAGAAATTCAATAAAAGATTAAATAGAAATATAAATAAAGTAAGTAATAATGTAATTGAATTGTTTAGACAATATCATTGGCCTGGAAATATTCGTGAACTTGAGAATGTAATAGAATATGCTGTTAATATGTGTGTTACAGATATAATAAATATAGGAGATTTACCAAGGAATATAAGAGAACAAGAATATGAAAATATAAAAGAAAATACTTCTTCTATAATGACTATAAAAGAGTTAGAAAAAATAGAGATAAAAAAAGCTTTAGATAGATATGGTAGGGATAACAAAGGTATAGAAAAATCTGCAAGGGTTTTAGGTATTGGAAGAGCAACAATATATAGAAAAATAAAATCATATAATATTTAA
- a CDS encoding patatin-like phospholipase family protein: MTKNKNALVVEGGAMRGIFAAGVLDAFLKENFNPFDMCIGVSAGATTLSGYLSNMHGRNMNIYTKYSTREEFINIKRFLQGGDLLDLDWLWDISLKEIELDIDKIMEYKGKYLVGVTNINTGNIEYIEPNKNNISKVVKASSAIPVVYRSPIEINGQKYADGGISDPIPVKEAYKRNAKNIIVIRSRPKNYRMTVSKSYYISKFILRDYPNLIYALGNRAKKYNESIDFIRKPPKNINILEINPPLDFKTTRFTTDLNILNNDYKTGLKKGKQAINQWDNIY, from the coding sequence TTGACAAAAAATAAAAATGCTCTTGTAGTAGAAGGTGGAGCTATGAGAGGAATATTTGCAGCAGGAGTATTAGATGCATTTTTGAAAGAAAATTTTAACCCTTTTGATATGTGTATTGGTGTATCAGCTGGTGCTACTACATTATCAGGATACCTTTCAAATATGCACGGAAGAAATATGAATATATATACAAAATATTCTACTCGTGAAGAATTTATAAATATTAAAAGATTTCTTCAGGGTGGAGACCTTTTAGACTTAGATTGGTTATGGGATATATCATTGAAAGAAATTGAACTTGATATAGATAAAATAATGGAATACAAAGGTAAATATCTTGTAGGAGTTACCAATATAAATACAGGAAATATAGAGTATATTGAACCTAATAAAAATAATATAAGTAAAGTAGTAAAAGCTTCTAGTGCTATACCTGTAGTATATAGAAGTCCCATTGAAATCAATGGACAAAAATATGCTGATGGTGGTATTTCAGACCCAATACCAGTCAAAGAGGCCTATAAAAGAAATGCCAAAAATATTATAGTAATACGTTCAAGACCTAAAAATTATAGAATGACAGTCAGTAAATCATATTATATAAGCAAATTTATATTGAGAGATTATCCTAATTTAATATACGCTTTAGGAAATAGAGCTAAAAAATATAATGAATCAATAGATTTCATAAGAAAGCCACCAAAGAATATAAATATATTAGAAATTAACCCTCCTTTAGATTTTAAAACCACAAGATTCACTACAGATTTAAATATATTAAACAACGATTATAAAACAGGCTTAAAGAAGGGCAAACAAGCTATTAATCAATGGGATAATATTTATTAA
- the nuoE gene encoding NADH-quinone oxidoreductase subunit NuoE: MENVRKLPEVKYQELELFIDNLEAPKESLIQVLHKAQSIFGYLPNEVQLFIARKLDIPASEVFGVVSFYSYFSTEPKGEHTISVCMGTACYVKGAEKLMNKLESELNIKSGETTKDNKFTLKGVRCIGACGLAPVITVNEKVYGKVKEDDIKNILNEYI; this comes from the coding sequence ATGGAAAATGTAAGAAAGTTACCAGAAGTAAAGTATCAAGAATTAGAATTATTTATTGATAACTTAGAAGCACCAAAAGAATCTTTAATACAAGTACTTCATAAAGCACAATCTATTTTTGGGTATTTACCTAATGAAGTACAGTTGTTTATAGCAAGAAAATTAGATATTCCTGCATCAGAAGTATTTGGAGTAGTAAGTTTTTATTCATATTTTTCTACAGAGCCTAAAGGAGAACATACTATTAGTGTGTGTATGGGTACAGCTTGTTATGTAAAAGGTGCAGAAAAATTAATGAACAAATTAGAATCCGAATTAAATATTAAAAGTGGAGAAACAACTAAAGACAATAAGTTTACTCTAAAAGGAGTTAGATGTATTGGAGCGTGTGGACTTGCACCAGTTATAACAGTAAATGAGAAGGTATATGGAAAAGTAAAAGAAGATGATATAAAAAATATATTAAATGAATATATTTAA
- a CDS encoding GNAT family N-acetyltransferase, whose amino-acid sequence MKNINLNFIDNLNDILPFKDAIWNLLLLCDKDFYPSLSERENNPNGPYKYFKSLFIDEAKFLLAFDNKNLVGFSIFYHNYYEDIISQYTPCNYIKIACVHPDYRGQKIASKFNKFIENELPFELSLPFIVRRTWSSNFPQMSLLQNYGYTLFHKFENDRGDGINTVYFSKFIEPIERIS is encoded by the coding sequence ATGAAAAATATTAATTTAAACTTTATTGATAATTTAAACGACATCTTACCATTTAAAGATGCTATTTGGAATCTTTTATTATTATGTGATAAAGATTTTTATCCCTCATTATCTGAAAGGGAAAATAACCCTAATGGACCTTATAAATATTTTAAAAGCTTATTCATAGATGAAGCTAAATTTTTACTAGCATTTGATAATAAAAATCTAGTTGGTTTTTCTATTTTTTATCATAATTATTATGAAGATATCATATCACAATATACACCATGTAATTATATAAAAATTGCATGTGTACACCCTGATTATAGAGGACAAAAAATCGCTTCAAAATTTAATAAATTTATAGAAAATGAATTACCATTTGAACTTTCATTACCTTTTATAGTAAGAAGAACTTGGTCATCTAACTTTCCACAAATGAGTCTTCTTCAAAATTATGGATATACTCTTTTTCATAAATTTGAAAATGACCGTGGTGATGGAATTAATACTGTCTATTTCTCAAAATTTATAGAACCTATAGAGAGAATAAGTTAA
- the menA gene encoding 1,4-dihydroxy-2-naphthoate polyprenyltransferase, with translation MGIKSFLKLVEIQTKVASIIPFILGTVYTLYRYDNFNVKNFLFMYISLITFDMATTAINNYIDYKKAIKKHGFGYEVHNAITNFNLKESTVIFTIFILLLVAITMGVILFINTNYILLILGIISFGVGILYSFGPVPISRMPLGEMFLGFFMGFVIPFVSIYIHRYNKGLIDMNINLSQIIVKFDILEVIIIFLISLPTVVCISNIMLANNICDIEDDIENKRYTLPIYIGRKKSLKLFKYLYYIAYINIIFSIIFKILPITTILVFLTLIPIKKNIDIFFKEQTKKNTFIFAVKNFILINSIYILSILPGLLLK, from the coding sequence ATGGGAATAAAAAGCTTTTTGAAATTAGTAGAAATACAAACGAAAGTTGCTAGTATTATTCCATTTATATTAGGAACAGTTTATACATTATATAGATATGATAATTTTAATGTTAAGAATTTTTTATTTATGTACATTTCTCTAATCACATTTGATATGGCTACTACTGCTATAAATAATTATATTGATTATAAAAAAGCTATAAAAAAACATGGCTTTGGATATGAAGTTCATAATGCCATAACAAATTTTAATCTCAAAGAAAGTACAGTGATTTTTACCATATTTATATTATTACTAGTAGCTATAACAATGGGCGTAATATTATTTATTAATACAAATTATATACTTTTAATTTTAGGAATTATATCTTTTGGTGTTGGAATACTATATTCATTTGGTCCTGTACCAATTTCTAGGATGCCTCTTGGTGAAATGTTTTTAGGCTTTTTTATGGGTTTTGTAATACCTTTTGTATCTATATATATTCATAGATATAATAAAGGTTTAATAGATATGAATATTAATTTATCACAAATAATTGTTAAATTTGATATTTTAGAGGTGATAATTATATTTTTAATATCATTACCTACTGTTGTGTGTATTTCTAATATAATGCTTGCAAATAATATTTGTGATATAGAAGACGATATAGAAAATAAAAGATATACTCTACCTATATATATAGGTAGAAAAAAATCACTTAAATTGTTTAAATATCTATATTATATTGCTTATATAAATATTATATTCTCTATAATATTTAAAATATTACCTATTACAACTATATTAGTATTCTTGACGTTGATACCTATAAAGAAAAATATAGATATATTTTTTAAAGAGCAAACAAAAAAGAATACATTTATTTTTGCGGTGAAGAATTTTATACTTATTAACAGCATATATATATTAAGTATATTACCTGGCTTATTATTAAAATAA
- a CDS encoding NADH-ubiquinone oxidoreductase-F iron-sulfur binding region domain-containing protein yields the protein MLQVKSLEQLKKLSKDSKIKVELRRENDHDRNMQEISGNYKSNIMVCAGTGCVSSESDEIIDSLNSVLKEKGYDDKVQVAKTGCFGFCGQGPIVKIYPEDVFYVKVSPDDAEAIVNEHIINGNRVEKLLYEEPITNTKMDKHHDMPFYKKQYRIALRNCGIINPEVIEEYIAFRGYEALGNAVKTDREQLLDIIKQSGLRGRGGGGFPTGVKWEMTKKENSDEKYIICNADEGDPGAFMDRSILEGDPHSIIEAMAIGGYITGASKGFVYIRAEYPLAISRLNHAITQAREYGFLGKNIFDSDFCFDIDIKIGAGAFVCGEETALIHSVEGKRGEPTRKPPFPSQSGYKEKPTSVNNVETFANVPPILLNGADWFNSIGTEKSKGTKVFALAGKVNNVGLVEVPMGTTLREIIYDIGGGIIDGKEFKAVQTGGPSGGVITEKDLDTPIDYESLKAIGSMMGSGGMIVMDEDNCMVNIAKFYLEFTQEESCGKCTPCRVGTKRMHEILENITDGKAENTDLENLYQLSNTIKDTALCGLGQTAPNPVLSTMDFFENEYKQHVEEKYCETGECKALSKYEIIRENCVGCTACARVCPVNCIDGEVKKVHVIDQQKCIKCGACYNACKFEAIKKP from the coding sequence ATATTGCAAGTAAAATCATTGGAACAATTAAAAAAATTATCTAAAGATTCAAAAATCAAAGTAGAGTTAAGACGTGAAAATGATCATGATAGAAATATGCAAGAAATATCAGGTAATTATAAAAGCAATATTATGGTTTGTGCTGGTACTGGATGTGTATCTTCAGAGAGTGATGAAATTATAGATAGTTTAAATTCAGTGTTAAAAGAAAAAGGATATGATGATAAGGTACAAGTTGCAAAAACTGGATGCTTTGGTTTTTGTGGACAAGGTCCTATAGTTAAAATCTATCCTGAAGATGTTTTTTATGTTAAGGTTTCTCCTGATGATGCAGAAGCTATAGTGAATGAGCATATTATAAATGGAAATAGAGTAGAAAAACTTTTATATGAAGAACCTATAACAAATACTAAAATGGATAAACATCACGATATGCCATTTTATAAGAAGCAATATAGAATAGCCTTAAGAAACTGTGGAATTATAAATCCTGAAGTTATAGAGGAATATATAGCTTTTAGAGGATATGAAGCCTTAGGAAATGCCGTAAAAACTGATAGAGAACAATTATTAGATATAATAAAGCAAAGTGGATTAAGAGGCCGTGGTGGTGGAGGTTTTCCTACAGGAGTAAAGTGGGAAATGACTAAAAAAGAAAATTCAGATGAAAAGTATATTATATGTAATGCTGATGAAGGAGATCCAGGCGCATTTATGGACAGAAGCATATTAGAAGGAGATCCTCATAGTATAATAGAAGCCATGGCAATAGGAGGATATATTACAGGGGCAAGTAAAGGCTTTGTATATATTAGAGCAGAATATCCTTTAGCAATATCAAGGTTAAATCATGCAATAACTCAAGCACGTGAATATGGATTTTTAGGAAAAAATATTTTTGATTCTGATTTTTGTTTTGATATAGATATAAAAATTGGTGCTGGAGCATTTGTATGTGGGGAAGAGACAGCACTTATTCACTCAGTAGAAGGTAAAAGAGGAGAGCCAACTAGAAAACCTCCATTTCCATCACAATCTGGATATAAGGAAAAGCCAACTAGTGTAAATAATGTAGAAACATTTGCTAATGTTCCACCTATACTTTTAAATGGAGCAGATTGGTTTAATTCTATAGGAACAGAAAAAAGTAAAGGTACAAAAGTATTTGCATTAGCTGGTAAAGTTAATAATGTAGGACTTGTAGAAGTACCTATGGGAACAACTTTAAGAGAAATAATATATGATATTGGTGGAGGAATAATAGATGGGAAAGAGTTTAAAGCAGTCCAAACTGGAGGTCCATCTGGAGGCGTTATTACTGAAAAAGATTTAGATACTCCTATAGATTATGAATCATTAAAAGCAATTGGGTCTATGATGGGATCTGGTGGAATGATTGTAATGGATGAAGATAATTGCATGGTGAATATAGCTAAATTTTATCTTGAATTTACTCAGGAAGAGTCCTGTGGTAAATGTACTCCTTGTAGAGTAGGTACAAAAAGAATGCATGAAATATTAGAAAATATAACAGATGGAAAAGCAGAAAATACAGACTTAGAAAATTTATATCAATTATCAAATACTATAAAAGATACAGCACTTTGTGGTTTAGGTCAAACAGCTCCTAATCCAGTTTTAAGTACTATGGATTTTTTTGAAAATGAATATAAGCAGCATGTAGAAGAAAAATATTGTGAAACTGGTGAATGTAAGGCTCTTAGTAAATATGAAATAATACGTGAGAATTGTGTAGGATGTACAGCATGTGCTAGAGTTTGTCCAGTTAATTGTATTGATGGAGAAGTAAAAAAGGTACACGTAATAGACCAACAAAAGTGTATAAAATGTGGAGCTTGTTACAATGCATGTAAATTTGAAGCAATTAAAAAGCCATAA
- a CDS encoding NADH-dependent [FeFe] hydrogenase, group A6 has protein sequence MLNIKINEHELQVEEGTTILEAAKKVSVHIPTLCHLDLGGFGAVNEGASCRVCMVEVEGRPNLMPACSTKVYDGMKIKSDTLRAIMGRRMSVELLLSNHPNDCFTCPKNLDCDLQSLAKELGIRDIPWQGEKIDYETDKSSDAIVKDPNKCIMCRRCETMCNEVQTCNILSGIDRGFDAFVGPAFNLPMKDTSCTYCGQCVAVCPTAALTELNHTDKVWRALNDPKKHVIVQVAPAIRVAIGEMFDMEPGSLVTGKLAASLRRLGFDGVYDTDFGADLTIMEEASELAHRLQHDGTLPMLTSCCPAWVKFFEHQFPDLLDIPSTCKSPHIMFGAIAKTYYAQKIGIDPKDIVVVSVMPCVAKKAEAKRPELTKDDNDNVDLVITTREYSQMLKEAGVDFKNLKDEEFDKLLGESTGASVIFGTTGGVIEAATRTAYEWLTGEELENVEFEALRGMDGIREAEVQIGDKSLKIGIAHGLGNARAMLESIQKGESKYDAIEIMACPGGCIGGGGQPYHHGDMEIIKKRQKAIYSEDRNKKRRKSHENQEVLKLYKEFLGEPY, from the coding sequence ATGCTTAATATTAAAATAAATGAACATGAATTACAAGTTGAAGAAGGTACTACAATATTAGAAGCTGCTAAAAAAGTAAGTGTTCATATACCTACATTATGTCATTTAGATTTAGGTGGATTTGGAGCAGTAAATGAAGGAGCATCTTGTAGAGTATGTATGGTAGAAGTGGAAGGTAGACCTAATTTAATGCCAGCTTGTTCTACAAAAGTGTATGATGGAATGAAAATAAAAAGTGATACATTACGTGCAATTATGGGAAGAAGAATGAGTGTAGAACTTTTACTTTCTAATCATCCTAATGATTGTTTTACTTGTCCGAAAAATTTAGATTGTGATCTTCAATCCTTAGCTAAAGAGCTTGGAATAAGAGATATTCCGTGGCAAGGAGAAAAAATAGATTATGAAACAGATAAGTCTAGTGATGCAATTGTAAAAGATCCAAATAAATGTATAATGTGTAGAAGATGTGAGACTATGTGTAATGAAGTTCAGACATGTAATATATTATCAGGAATAGATAGAGGATTTGATGCTTTTGTAGGACCTGCTTTTAACCTACCAATGAAAGATACATCATGCACTTATTGTGGACAATGTGTAGCAGTGTGTCCTACAGCTGCATTAACTGAACTTAATCATACAGATAAAGTTTGGAGAGCATTAAATGATCCTAAAAAGCATGTAATTGTTCAAGTAGCTCCAGCTATAAGAGTTGCAATAGGTGAGATGTTTGACATGGAGCCTGGAAGTCTTGTTACTGGGAAACTAGCAGCATCACTTAGAAGACTTGGCTTTGATGGAGTATATGATACAGACTTTGGTGCTGATCTTACAATAATGGAAGAAGCATCAGAGCTTGCACATAGATTACAGCATGATGGTACTTTACCAATGCTTACAAGTTGTTGTCCTGCATGGGTAAAATTTTTTGAACATCAGTTTCCAGATTTATTAGATATACCTTCAACTTGTAAATCTCCTCACATAATGTTTGGAGCAATTGCTAAAACATATTATGCACAAAAGATAGGTATAGATCCAAAGGATATTGTAGTAGTTTCAGTAATGCCATGTGTTGCAAAAAAAGCTGAAGCAAAAAGACCAGAACTTACAAAAGATGATAATGACAATGTAGACTTAGTAATCACAACAAGAGAATATTCACAGATGTTAAAAGAAGCTGGAGTAGATTTTAAAAATTTAAAAGACGAAGAATTTGATAAATTATTAGGTGAGAGTACGGGTGCTTCTGTAATATTTGGAACTACAGGAGGAGTTATAGAAGCTGCAACAAGAACGGCATATGAATGGCTTACTGGAGAAGAGTTAGAGAATGTAGAATTTGAAGCTTTAAGAGGTATGGATGGAATTAGAGAGGCAGAAGTTCAAATTGGAGATAAAAGTTTGAAAATAGGTATAGCTCATGGTTTAGGCAATGCAAGAGCAATGCTTGAATCTATCCAAAAAGGGGAATCTAAATATGATGCTATAGAAATAATGGCTTGTCCTGGTGGATGTATAGGTGGTGGAGGCCAACCTTATCATCATGGTGACATGGAAATTATAAAGAAAAGACAAAAAGCTATTTATAGCGAAGATAGAAATAAGAAAAGAAGAAAGTCTCATGAAAACCAAGAAGTTTTGAAGTTATATAAAGAGTTTTTAGGTGAACCTTATG
- a CDS encoding serine dehydratase subunit alpha family protein, with protein MELKNIIINILKNEVVPAMGCTEPVAVAFACAKSKQVLEDESIRKVQVFVSPNIYKNGLGVGIPNTEEVGLSISAALGISIGNANKGLELLEDVDENILLKAHKILKDIPFKLDIKDTDKKIYIEVNIEGKYNNVNLIIEDRHNNIKYIEKNNEIILNKGSNDENKDNTEISFLINKTIQDIVKTIEKIGTEDLLFLLDGMNMNKKMADKGLEKKFGIGVGYRTKKLIDKNILSNDLLNNSMMITAAGADARMSGVDLPVMSSNGSGNNGLTAILPIVAFNQKYHQTNDKLVKALAISHVINCYIKSYIGRLSALCGCAVAAGTGASAAITWLMGGSYEQIDGAIKNMIANISGMICDGAKSSCALKVSTSASVAVQSALLAINGDITFDRNGIIEASAEKTIKNLGILSSDGMHNMDNSILAIMENMI; from the coding sequence ATGGAATTAAAAAATATAATTATAAATATATTAAAAAATGAAGTAGTTCCTGCAATGGGATGTACTGAACCTGTTGCTGTAGCATTTGCATGTGCCAAATCAAAACAAGTATTAGAGGATGAATCCATAAGAAAAGTACAAGTTTTTGTAAGTCCCAATATATATAAAAATGGTCTTGGTGTAGGTATACCCAATACTGAAGAAGTAGGACTTAGTATTTCTGCTGCACTTGGAATATCTATAGGTAATGCTAATAAAGGTCTTGAACTATTAGAGGATGTAGATGAAAATATTTTATTAAAAGCACATAAGATTTTAAAAGACATTCCCTTTAAATTAGATATCAAAGATACAGATAAAAAAATATATATAGAAGTTAATATAGAAGGAAAATATAATAATGTAAATTTAATAATAGAAGATAGGCACAATAATATAAAATATATTGAAAAAAATAATGAGATAATACTTAATAAAGGTAGTAATGATGAGAACAAAGATAATACTGAAATATCATTTTTAATTAATAAAACAATACAGGATATTGTAAAAACAATAGAGAAAATAGGCACAGAAGATCTATTATTTTTATTAGATGGTATGAATATGAATAAAAAAATGGCTGACAAAGGTTTAGAAAAAAAGTTTGGAATAGGAGTAGGATATAGAACAAAAAAATTAATAGATAAAAATATACTTTCAAATGATTTATTAAATAATTCAATGATGATTACAGCTGCAGGTGCTGATGCAAGGATGAGTGGAGTTGATTTGCCAGTGATGAGTTCAAACGGAAGTGGGAATAATGGTCTGACAGCAATACTTCCTATAGTAGCATTTAATCAAAAATATCATCAAACTAATGATAAATTAGTTAAAGCATTAGCTATAAGTCATGTGATAAATTGTTATATAAAATCATATATAGGAAGGTTATCAGCATTATGTGGGTGCGCAGTAGCAGCTGGTACTGGAGCAAGTGCAGCTATAACATGGCTTATGGGTGGAAGTTATGAACAAATTGATGGAGCTATAAAGAACATGATAGCTAATATAAGTGGTATGATTTGTGATGGTGCAAAGTCAAGTTGTGCATTAAAAGTATCTACTTCTGCTTCAGTAGCAGTACAGTCAGCACTTCTTGCAATAAATGGAGATATTACATTTGATAGAAATGGAATAATTGAGGCTTCTGCTGAAAAAACCATAAAAAACTTGGGGATATTAAGCAGTGATGGAATGCATAATATGGACAATAGTATTTTAGCTATAATGGAAAATATGATTTAA